A stretch of Prunus dulcis chromosome 6, ALMONDv2, whole genome shotgun sequence DNA encodes these proteins:
- the LOC117632991 gene encoding 60S ribosomal protein L36-2-like: MAPAAPKSGIFVGLNKGHIVTKRELAPRPSDRKGKTSKRVHFVRNLIREVAGFAPYEKRITELLKVGKDKRALKVAKRKLGTHKRAKKKREEMSNVLRKMRSGGVTEKKK, translated from the exons ATGGCTCCTGCTGCGCCCAAGAGCGGGATCTTCGTTGGTCTGAACAAAGGCCACATCGTCACCAAGCGTGAATTGGCTCCTCGCCCATCTGACCGCAAAGGg AAAACAAGCAAGAGGGTTCATTTCGTGAGGAACCTGATCAGGGAAGTTGCTGGTTTTGCTCCTTATGAGAAGAGGATCACTGAGCTTTTGAAGGTTGGTAAGGACAAGCGTGCTCTTAAGGTGGCCAAGAGGAAGTTGGGTACCCACAAGAGAGctaagaagaagagagaggagatgTCCAACGTTCTCCGCAAGATGAG GTCTGGTGGTGTTactgagaagaagaagtga